The DNA segment TTCAGTAACAAAATTAAACACCTGTTCATACATATCTTAACACAACTGAACATTCTTTAAGGAGAAATCTTTAATCAGATTAGCATAAATGAAATCCACTTTACAGGAATTTACATAATGTGTGTCAATTTGTCTGAAGTGCAGTGAAATTCTGTgttatggaaaaaaagaaaaaagatttttTGTTCACAGTATTAAGGATTATCAGTTAGAGGTTTTGTtgactgtgtgtttgtgaggagtTTTTCAGGGACCAAGCATTGGTCCAGATGGTGTGTTGTCAGAGTTGGAAACACAGCTTTCATCTGCCTAAAACTGCTTCTCGGGGTGCAATGCGGGTTGCTTGGCTTGGATTGGATTGGGTTGGGGGGGCTGGGGAGGGGGAGAGTGTCTGAGGGAAGCCTCTCCACCTGCTGCCACCTGTTCATCTCCAGATCCTGCACTATAAAAAGCTCCCCTTTCCTCACACCACTGAAAGAGCACAGCTACTGAAAGAAGACAGTTGGAGACTGCATCCCAGTGCAATTCTGATGTGGCCAAGCACTTACTGTAGGAAACACGCCTGACATGAAGAATATTAACCAACTGCTGAAGGACATCACCACAAAGCTAATCTAGAAGAGACAGTGGTCATTTCTAAACTCACAAACTGTaggtaataaataataacataggTAATAATACAGACCGTTGACACATTTATTACAGCAATTAAAAAGCAGTGTGTTCAATTGGCCTTCTTGATCCACTTTTGAAATAACTTCAATGTTAAACATGAAATCCTGCCAGTCCAGCTGCGCTGATTCCGGCTCCAAGTCTGATTCCAAGGGAACGCCTGTCTTAGAGAAGACAGAGAATGCTTCCAGGAGGAGAATGGCGGCCAATGCCCGGGAGAGAAAGAGGATGCAGGGTCTGAACACCGCTTTCGACAGGCTGCGCAAGGTGGTGCCTCAGTGGGGGCAGGACAAGAAGCTATCCAAGTACGAGACCCTGCAGATGGCCCTCAGCTACATCATGGCCCTGAACAGCATCCTAACGGACGCAGAGCGCTGCGGGAGCAGCTCACAGAGGGAATGGCTTAACCAGCAGATTGAGCATTTCCAGCAGGAGAACTACCATTCCTTCCTGGGGCAGGGGTCCCCGATGAGATACGAGAACTACACCCAGGCCATCCTTCCTTACCAGCATGAAAGCTACCAGATTGTTAATTAAACACTAGCAGTGTTTCCAAACGGAATGCAGGGAAGAACGCGGCTGAGACTTTGCAAACCACTGAATGTCAACAAACGTGTGCGAGCAACTGAAATCAATCACTGGATGTATTGCAGACGTcggtaaatacatttgtattctgttttgtttaagtCGTTTTGGATTTATCTCTTTGTTTTGGGCCAAGTTATGGTCTTTTTCcaaaatataatttaatgttACCTTTTGGTCACTTTTAtactttgtatattttatttttaaaggctgGAATCTGTTTATTTAACAATATCTGCGCACCAATGTCCATTATCTGCAAGTTGCTATATcacctgtttgtgtgttttaggCTTCCAAATGCATTGTTCTTGAGTTAATGAAATGATGTCAAAGATATACAGTTGTGATGTACATTGATTTTGTAAGACCGTTTTGAGGCAGGGCGTAGTCATATATTATGGTATGTTATCCATAAAATTACTATTAAGGaaaagaattaagaaaaaaatgtactagttatatttaatataaagGTAGATTATATATTTAGACATACCACTAttatgtaaatactgtatgtatagaaaaaaaaagaatagtagaATGTCAGCCACCGGGCTATTGGGTGTGTGAGTGTAAGCAGTTTGGTTAATTGATTTTCTGGTAATTGACCCACAACCTAAAAGTAAAGCGGACACATTGCAagaccacaaaataaatacaaaatacaagcagtCAATTTTGTTCAGTCCCTTTGATTACCAGTAGTATTTTGTACAGAAACATTCGTTTCAAAATGTATGTGCATTTGATTCTCAATATACCTTAAACTTTATAAGTTTGTTAACAGTTGcaaattttgtattttttcttttgatattttcaGATGGTGTTGCTTAAAAGTTGCTATTTTTACTGTGTAAATGATTTGTTGCTTTAAGTAGTGATACAGGAAAGCTAAAGAGGGTTGTAAGAGTTCATAGATCAGTTGTATAACATAGGCTACTTTTTATGTTATCTGTACAGAATCTTACCTAATAAAAAATGCtttgcaatatattttgtttctttgagtTTGTGTTTAAACATATGAAAAACAGATTACAATATTGGTTCCTATTATGCTTGTGATGATAGATTTTTACAGTACACTGTAATGCTTTTACTATAGATCAGTTTAACTCTTCACAAATCATGTAGATTGCATATAAATCAACATGTATTAAACCTACTAGTTCATACTACTAAAATATACACATTGTCTTGCAAGTT comes from the Acipenser ruthenus chromosome 13, fAciRut3.2 maternal haplotype, whole genome shotgun sequence genome and includes:
- the LOC117418374 gene encoding transcription factor ATOH7-like, with the protein product MLNMKSCQSSCADSGSKSDSKGTPVLEKTENASRRRMAANARERKRMQGLNTAFDRLRKVVPQWGQDKKLSKYETLQMALSYIMALNSILTDAERCGSSSQREWLNQQIEHFQQENYHSFLGQGSPMRYENYTQAILPYQHESYQIVN